A single region of the Xenopus laevis strain J_2021 chromosome 4L, Xenopus_laevis_v10.1, whole genome shotgun sequence genome encodes:
- the LOC108714119 gene encoding E3 ubiquitin-protein ligase RNF182 translates to MTVEEKLTTEELECKICYQRFNANSRKPKILDCLHRVCARCLTKILNIGDGSPCICCPFCRNETELQEDEVEGLPDDTNIICKLSEKNKAQCSSKCNEVVLTPKNLASSSPSHGSSNCLVITIMEVQRDSIQTPSQNTLSDYYAEQSIESASVSSQGQIDHDLFSKLCNHVPRILVWLLGFFYFGSLPLGIYLLVIQKVTLGIVCVSLVPSSLTICLVYGFCQCLCQGMCDCSRS, encoded by the coding sequence ATGACAGTGGAAGAAAAGCTCACAACTGAAGAACTGGAATGCAAAATATGCTATCAGAGATTTAATGCTAATAGTCGCAAACCCAAAATTTTAGATTGCCTTCACCGTGTATGTGCTAGATGTCTAACAAAAATACTTAATATAGGAGACGGCTCCCCATGCATTTGCTGTCCATTCTGTCGCAATGAGACTGAACTGCAGGAAGATGAAGTGGAAGGATTGCCGGATGATACCAATATTATCTGTAAACTCAGTGAAAAAAACAAGGCGCAATGTAGTTCTAAATGCAATGAGGTGGTTTTGACACCTAAAAATCTTGCTTCATCTAGCCCATCTCATGGATCTTCAAACTGTTTAGTGATAACAATAATGGAAGTACAAAGAGACTCTATTCAGACGCCAAGTCAAAACACCCTTTCTGACTACTATGCTGAACAGAGTATTGAATCTGCTTCTGTAAGCTCACAGGGCCAAATAGATCATGACCTTTTCTCCAAACTCTGCAACCACGTGCCAAGAATACTAGTCTGGCTTCTTGGATTTTTCTATTTTGGCTCCCTTCCTCTTGGAATTTACCTGCTTGTAATTCAGAAAGTCACTCTTGGGATAGTATGTGTTAGTCTTGTTCCTTCTAGTCTAACTATATGCCTTGTATATGGCTTCTGTCAGTGCCTGTGCCAAGGAATGTGTGATTGCTCAAGAAGTTGA